Below is a genomic region from Xiphophorus hellerii strain 12219 chromosome 1, Xiphophorus_hellerii-4.1, whole genome shotgun sequence.
AAGGGGGAGTCATCACAACAGTCCTGAAGAGCAGCAGgttttaaagacacagagggccaatttcaaggcattaagttacaaagtcaaacttcttttaagtcaaatttaatACATAGATATAGCTTTTTGTATAACAATTGTAGATAACATAGTTAgctgattgtgctataaaaattacactctgtgcctggaaaacatgtgatactgcccctttaacaggaTCTTCAGTCACAGAAACCCAGGTTGTTTCAACAGCTGTGGCTGTAGACTTTCTAAAGATTAAACCATTTGGCAGAGAGAAAGTAGAATTTCAGGTCCAGCATAGTAGATGGCTGCCAACCTGGCATCCCATCCTCAATCTGAAGGATGGAAAATCTCTCTGACTCTGCTCCCTCAGTCTGCTCAAATACTCCTCATGTGCTAGTGATGGACTGCTGGACTTGTCTTTGTTTCCTCACTTGTGTACTATCTGGCTCCATAACTGCAGAGACGTGTTAAAAAGGTTTAACAGAAAGAACAAGagggggaaaagagaaaaagaatgaATCAGATTCAGAAAACCCGAAGGGCTGATGAGGAGCGCCTAAGGACTGGAAGTAGAGCgcaacataaattaaataaatgttagaaaCATAACCTGTGGACCAGATGGCCCACCAGTTTCTTAACGTCAGTACAGCAGCAGCTACACTTTATAGACATGAACAGAAGAACCAGAGATCTGTCAGCTTTTCTCACTTCCACATCCTGCCGTCCAAACTGTGAGGCTGGCCTCACACTAAAAACTGTGACACAGTGCACAGCTGCTGGATAAAGCCTCATCTGCCCTCTCAAATGATGCCATTTGACAGGGGAGAAATAACACGGACTCCCCCTGGTGGCTAAAAGGTGTGAGACGGTTTAAGTTGAACtgcattagaaaatgttttttaaactcAGTGGTCACAACTTGTAACAGAAACCTTAAAACtgcattatgtaacttttttttttacatttgtgttaaaactgtcaccatgttgtgacactataagacagataatctgtaaaaagatcaatctcctgcacctcctccctgagctgctattgctgtctgaagaaacacaccactgctgaccaaaaaaacccaaaaaaacaatcattaggagccaggaggaggggcttaatgctgtcaatcacagctacaaatgtgctaatggcagagaaaatgacttacagttacaggaaaaccatttatctgaCGCCAGTggtggtcatgctaactagcttgatAATTCATGACTGGCTATACTTGCTGCAGTGTAGTAGAAAACAAGGGAAAGCAGGAGAAGGGGTGTGAGCAGCATCAAAAGacagtgattgacagcgctaagacccacctcctggctctgatctTATTTCTAGTTAGCAAAGGGAGAAGGCAGAGCAGCTCAGTTTGATCACAGGTTATTCGTCTCGTACCTTACTGACAccacatagtgacagtttcaacaaatatgaactttttttaCTATTAATAAAAGCTGCATTCTGCCATTTTAATAATGGTGATTAAGGACTCAAGAGAAGGTTTAAATTGTCCAActcattttatataaaacatgttctttttttaattcttctcAACCCTCTGATGCTTGAGTGACTGACTATACAGTCTTCTGTGACTGGGTCTTTTTTGACCCAGGTTACAAtcagtgtgtttttatgctacttttgtcattttgattcaaaatcatgttttttataATACTttctactgtgttttatttcacacaagagttatttcatgtttgaaatatttttcatttttcacgtttttagaacaatttgcagaacatttgtgacaatttgtagaacatttttaagacAAAAGGACAACAGCAATGATGAAATGTCAATAATGGACAATGTCAACAtccattatgtgtgtgtgtgtgtgtgtgtgtgtgggcatgggGAGAGGGTGCGAAAGAGCACGTTTCttgaaactagctagctaatcaagctagctaacattactgTCTGTATTCTTTGTATCACGCATGTGAGTTTATGCatgtgtgcatttatttatccatccatccatcttcttccacttATCCGGGATTGGGTCGTGGGGTCAGCAGCCTAAGtaaggaggcccagacttcGCTCTCCCCAGCCAGCTTGTACCAGAGCAGCAAGCTACTGATAAAGTGTTCAGtgtttaaacattattttcGTGAACTGTATATTTTAGTAATTGGACgtttgactgaaataaaacaaacacctgAAGAGGTCAGTTCATCACAGTTTATTTATGCTCATTTCAAAAGATTCAAACCACtaattaataatgtttattgaTCTAAACATAAGAGTAGCTGTTACAGCATTAAATAAAGCCTTTGTCTTTGTAACGTTTCTATGGAGACATCCTCCAAGTCTGACTGTTGTGATCGTGGGTTTGAAACGAGTCCAGAATGAGCAGACGACCAGAGGCAAGAGTGTACACAAACAAATACCATACCATGTCATTATTTCCTGTCTAGATGAGTTGATACAGGTGAGCTATCTCCTCCTCCCGCTCCAGCTCTTCATAGTCAGAATCTCTGGATGTGGAGGCGGCAGGGTCCCCAACAGGCTCCGCCGGTGTCCACCACTGGCTGCCACTGTGCTCATCTTCCTGACTGTTCACCTGACTCCCATTCATGTGATTGGTCCAGACAGAAGCCTCTTCCTGGTCTCCTCCTGGACTGTTACCGTCTGCTCTGAGTGTGCTGTCAGAAGGCTGAGGGGCCGAGGACTCGTCCCTGACCGAGGGAACGCCTTTTGTTTTCAGCACGGCCTTCTCACAGCGCTTCACTTTACCTGCATCGATTTTTACCTTCTGTCTGCGACCGATGAGCTCCTGGAAAACAGGCAAACAGAACATCAGCCTTAGATTGtgttataacaggaaatgtttcaTAGTAAACTCCTCATTTTAACCTCTGCTTATTCTCTTCGATGTACAGTGTAGAAGTGAAGTAAGGAGAAGAATTCATGACACATTTACCTTCTCCAAAATGCACATCAAGATCCACCCAGCCTGGCTAAAACGtgctgttaaaaagaaaaacttaaaaaggcTGTTCATCTCCATCCCATCTGCAAACTGTCTTTTCTGTCTAAGGTCCTGGAGAAAATGGTCCATATCCAGGAAAATTACATGTCTGTAAAGTTTCAATCTGGATTTCAGTGCTCTAGAGTGCGACCAATTTGGTCACAAATGCGACCAGATTTCTCAATAGTACATCTGGAAATAAATCTCAAGtcccaagaaaacaaaaaataaactcccTAAGGTTCACAAAAGGGACACACTGAGCCCATAAACTAATCAGAGATAGTAAAGGGTGAGATCCCCCTCTGATTGGTCGTGGTTCAGCTCTTCATGAACCTTTCAATGTCTGTTTCCTGTAGTCCGAGGGGAGTAGGCTAGACTAGGCTAGGCAGGCAAACAGAGAAAAGTTAAGATCAGATCTACCGGTATGACCTTAGGTTGGTGTGGGTTCCAGAGGTAACAATGAACCTTTCAGTTTTCATAGGCAATACTTCCTGTTTTACTAAACTATTTACCCTGGTGTGGCTTGTAGATTGCTGGCCTGATGTTGAAGGCATGGCAGCCTGACATACCGGCTGCCGTTTCCGTGTCCTCCGAGTTCTCCTCTTGGCTTTCCTGATGCACAGATAAATTTGCCCTTTGTAGACGATGACAGCGTCATCATTGGCCAGCAGAGCTGAGTCCTGACTCAAAAGCTCTTCTTTGGACGAACGTCTTCCAGGGGAGATGTTCATGAGCACGTCCCTGGCTGCTCGGTTGGAGGAaacaaaagacattttcaaaGGACTGGCTGGAACCTGCGTGCCTACGAACGAGAGCAAGTTGTCAGCCAAATGTCTTCCTGAGCCTGAGACAAAGTCCTGTCCTTTCCTTCTGACCACCGCTGGACAGATCCATGTCACATCTGTAGAGTCACTCTGCTTCCGGGCGGGGTCGCCCTCAAAGACAGGGGGGCCTATTTTTCTGATGACCGAGTTTGGTAAATTCTTCAGGGGAACGGTTTTCACCTCGGCCTCCACAGGAATGTTAATTTCCCAATCTCCACACCCTTCCATGTTTAGATTTATCTAGgaagaaaagaataaattatgACGAATCCACTTCTCATGTCAACTAAATCCTGACTCAGTCAACATGATTACTGCCTTGCATtgattcaagaaaaaaataaaacacacttttgttTTAAGGTTTCTCCTGTGCCCAGGTGTAGGCTATAACAGGTTGCACAGACAGAAACACTACTCGACGAAGAAGACttgaaattaacatttatttttgcatcagtGGGGAGTTTTACAACACAGCTCCTGGAGGTAACgtttataaaagtttaaataaatataataacaggttttaaatattgaacaGGTGAAAGGGACATAACGTTTTGAAACGCCTTCAGTGTTTAACCCGGAAAAGTAAGTGTGAACACGGATGTTAGCTGGTTATCGCCCTCTGCTGTTCCCACCCAGCAGAGGGCGTCAGAAAATACATCAGAAAATATGTCTGAATTAAGTTTTTGATAAAGCGAACATACCTCCGACTCCTTCTGACTAAAGGCCTTGAGTATTTTCTGTTAGCTCAATTTAATAAGCCAGACAATCTTCTTCGCAACAAAACGATACATTGAGACAACAGGAGGGCTCCTCGTCGAACCAATATTAGCTGttataaagctaaatattacTAAAAAGCTCTTCTCACAAGAACCATTACGACCTTTTCCACCTACCTTGATGAGGGCGGCGGCGGACGACTGCAGTTAAACGGTCACACGTTCGCGATAGTACATTTTCGATTTGCTAaggagaaaagacaaacttCCGGGGCAGaccttttcagaataaaagcgcATAAAACCTGCAGCTCCGAAGCCGGAAGTTGAATCCGGAGTCATTGCATTTGCAAGTTGGTAAATCCGGTGTTTATAAATATagatatgataaaaaaaaataaaaaaaaaagcaggttagagtagtttttaatttttatggaATAATCGCGTTGAATTTTCATAACACTacagaatgacaaaaaaaaataccagactttttttttagtttttattttacatttattcttcTTGTCATTAGTTTGGACAACATatgcactttaaaaatatattccatCTAAAAAGAACTGGAATATTGTATAAAAGTGCCATAATTCTTATATACGAGAATatatattgatatatatatatatatatcggtTCTTATATACAGATTCGTCACACtaagggaaaataaattaagattgAACTTCTGTGCATTTTTAATGAGTGTGTCTTACaggtaaaaattttttttaaaaataatgagacaattaaaatattacattggACCAATCAAAAACGAATGTTTTAAGCACAAATGTCAGGCTTCAAAACTGTCATTTCTATTCACTCTACTT
It encodes:
- the LOC116721384 gene encoding uncharacterized protein LOC116721384 isoform X2; its protein translation is MEGCGDWEINIPVEAEVKTVPLKNLPNSVIRKIGPPVFEGDPARKQSDSTDVTWICPAVVRRKGQDFVSGSGRHLADNLLSFVGTQVPASPLKMSFVSSNRAARDVLMNISPGRRSSKEELLSQDSALLANDDAVIVYKGQIYLCIRKAKRRTRRTRKRQPELIGRRQKVKIDAGKVKRCEKAVLKTKGVPSVRDESSAPQPSDSTLRADGNSPGGDQEEASVWTNHMNGSQVNSQEDEHSGSQWWTPAEPVGDPAASTSRDSDYEELEREEEIAHLYQLI
- the LOC116721384 gene encoding uncharacterized protein LOC116721384 isoform X1, which encodes MEGCGDWEINIPVEAEVKTVPLKNLPNSVIRKIGPPVFEGDPARKQSDSTDVTWICPAVVRRKGQDFVSGSGRHLADNLLSFVGTQVPASPLKMSFVSSNRAARDVLMNISPGRRSSKEELLSQDSALLANDDAVIVYKGQIYLCIRKAKRRTRRTRKRQPVCQAAMPSTSGQQSTSHTRELIGRRQKVKIDAGKVKRCEKAVLKTKGVPSVRDESSAPQPSDSTLRADGNSPGGDQEEASVWTNHMNGSQVNSQEDEHSGSQWWTPAEPVGDPAASTSRDSDYEELEREEEIAHLYQLI